One Maribacter dokdonensis DSW-8 genomic region harbors:
- a CDS encoding glycoside hydrolase family 88 protein yields the protein MSCKEIPHKKEGILRISADSLLQIRYQKFLDYPIDSISIPRSYDPKTKKVFKVASKDWTSGFYPGNLWQLYKLTGKPAFKSKAMETTDYIEQEKYNDGTHDMGFKIYCSFGEGYVVTGNEKYKEVIIESATTLVTRFNVKVGSIRSWDFNKDIWEFPVIIDNMMNLELLFEATKISGDSTFHKIAVQHANSTLKNHFREDNSSFHVVVYDTVTGRAKDKVTHQGYNDNSSWSRGQAWGIYGFTMCYRYTGNSVYLEQARKSAEFYLKHNSLSEDGIPFWDFNDPSIPNTIKDVSAATIVASAFVELANFTNEKAYLK from the coding sequence TTGTCTTGCAAAGAAATACCTCACAAAAAAGAAGGTATACTACGTATATCGGCAGATTCTCTTCTGCAAATTCGATATCAGAAATTTTTAGATTATCCTATAGATTCCATTTCCATCCCAAGAAGTTATGACCCTAAAACCAAAAAAGTTTTCAAAGTAGCTTCAAAAGACTGGACAAGTGGGTTCTACCCAGGTAATCTCTGGCAATTGTATAAATTAACCGGTAAGCCAGCCTTTAAATCCAAGGCAATGGAGACAACGGATTATATTGAACAAGAAAAATATAATGATGGCACCCATGATATGGGGTTTAAAATATATTGCAGTTTTGGAGAAGGGTATGTGGTGACCGGTAATGAAAAGTATAAAGAGGTAATTATAGAAAGTGCAACAACATTGGTGACCAGGTTTAATGTTAAAGTAGGTAGCATACGTTCTTGGGACTTTAATAAGGATATTTGGGAGTTTCCGGTAATTATCGATAATATGATGAATCTAGAATTGTTGTTTGAGGCTACTAAAATATCGGGTGATAGCACATTTCATAAAATTGCTGTGCAGCATGCCAATTCCACTTTAAAAAATCATTTTAGGGAAGATAATAGCAGTTTTCACGTTGTAGTCTATGATACCGTTACCGGTAGGGCTAAAGATAAAGTTACGCACCAAGGTTATAACGATAATTCTTCATGGTCTAGGGGACAGGCGTGGGGTATCTATGGCTTTACAATGTGCTATAGATATACTGGCAATTCGGTTTATTTAGAGCAGGCAAGGAAATCGGCGGAATTTTATTTAAAACATAATAGTTTATCGGAGGACGGAATTCCATTTTGGGATTTTAACGATCCAAGTATACCAAATACTATTAAGGATGTTTCCGCTGCAACCATTGTAGCTTCTGCATTTGTAGAACTAGCAAATTTTACTAATGAAAAGGCTTATTTGAAATAA
- a CDS encoding solute:sodium symporter family transporter, translating into MYTAITFIAFTAFVAIYSWYKLRKEKLDSKDGYFLGGRSLTGVVIAGSMLLTNISTEHLIGMNGSSYKNGFIIIAWEVTSALALVAAAIYFVPKYLKMGLTTIPEYLEKRFDSTTRTLVALFLMISFVVTLLPIVLYTGAINIESIFNISEVLDVSKEEGLWITVVCIGVLGSIYAIFGGLKAVAVSDTINGYGLLIGGLAIPIIALVGIGDGNPFLGLAKVFNHSPEKFNVIGVKDSVLPFEVLFTGLIINQLYFWSMNQTIIQRALGAKNLVEAQKGLLYTGVLKILVPIIIILPGVIAFYYFGDSMYNNQDMIYPELVKKVLPIGFVGVFAAIIMGAVLSTFNSVLNSAATIFSIDVFKRHFGKKSSDKKLVRIGKLTSTILAVFAILVAPMVANAPDGLYQLLQQLNGIFFIPIASIMLAGFFLKKISATAAKVALVIGLTFYILTTFILKVDIHFVHIWGIEFVLNMLVMFIVSYFYPNRQPFKEEDHDYVEMKEWQYTRPMAIMLCIITVVIYVLLGTN; encoded by the coding sequence ATGTACACCGCTATTACTTTTATTGCCTTTACAGCTTTTGTAGCAATTTATTCATGGTATAAACTGAGAAAAGAAAAATTAGATTCTAAAGATGGTTATTTTCTCGGCGGAAGAAGTTTAACCGGTGTTGTTATTGCCGGATCAATGTTATTGACCAATATTTCTACCGAGCATTTAATTGGTATGAACGGATCGTCTTATAAAAATGGATTTATAATTATTGCTTGGGAGGTAACTTCGGCGTTGGCTTTAGTTGCTGCTGCCATCTATTTTGTTCCAAAGTATTTAAAAATGGGACTGACTACAATACCAGAATATCTTGAGAAGAGGTTTGATAGTACTACCAGAACTTTGGTTGCTTTATTCCTAATGATATCATTTGTGGTTACATTACTACCAATTGTTCTTTACACGGGAGCAATTAATATTGAGAGTATTTTTAATATATCTGAAGTTTTGGATGTATCAAAAGAAGAGGGGCTCTGGATAACTGTTGTGTGTATTGGTGTTTTAGGATCCATATATGCCATATTTGGAGGGTTGAAAGCGGTAGCTGTTTCAGATACAATTAATGGATATGGATTGTTAATTGGAGGTCTGGCAATACCAATTATAGCACTGGTAGGTATTGGTGATGGCAATCCGTTTTTAGGTTTGGCAAAGGTGTTTAACCATAGTCCAGAGAAATTCAATGTCATTGGAGTTAAAGATTCAGTTCTGCCGTTTGAGGTACTTTTTACAGGTTTGATCATTAATCAGTTGTACTTCTGGAGCATGAACCAAACGATAATTCAGCGTGCGTTAGGCGCCAAGAATTTGGTCGAAGCTCAAAAAGGATTACTCTATACAGGTGTTTTAAAGATTTTGGTACCTATTATCATAATTCTACCTGGAGTAATTGCCTTCTATTATTTTGGGGATTCTATGTACAATAATCAAGATATGATATATCCGGAGTTAGTAAAGAAAGTACTGCCTATTGGTTTTGTTGGTGTATTTGCTGCAATAATAATGGGTGCCGTATTAAGTACTTTCAATAGTGTGTTAAATAGTGCTGCAACCATATTCAGTATAGATGTTTTTAAAAGACATTTTGGTAAAAAAAGCAGTGATAAAAAATTGGTTAGGATAGGGAAACTGACATCGACCATTCTTGCGGTATTTGCCATCTTAGTAGCGCCAATGGTAGCAAATGCTCCAGATGGATTATACCAACTTTTACAGCAGCTTAATGGAATTTTCTTTATACCAATAGCGTCAATTATGTTGGCAGGTTTCTTTTTGAAGAAAATCTCCGCTACAGCAGCAAAAGTGGCTTTGGTCATAGGTTTGACTTTCTATATTTTAACAACCTTTATCTTAAAAGTAGATATTCATTTTGTGCATATTTGGGGAATAGAATTTGTCTTGAATATGTTGGTAATGTTCATTGTCTCCTATTTCTATCCTAATAGGCAACCATTTAAAGAAGAAGATCATGATTATGTAGAAATGAAAGAATGGCAATACACAAGACCAATGGCAATAATGTTGTGTATAATTACAGTAGTAATTTATGTGCTACTAGGTACTAATTAA
- a CDS encoding inositol oxygenase family protein: protein MKKALNNNQDHPMDNIDDWEDNLLERYPDPEETTKEKEEFRNYVDSERIDTVKEFYRINHQFQTYDFVVEKEKEFLQFNKKEMSIWEAVDFLNTLVDDSDPDIDLDQLQHLLQTSEAIRADGHPDWFVLTGFIHDLGKILCLFGEPQWAVVGDTFPVGCAYSDKIVYPEFFNANPDATDSKYNTKYGIYEPNCGLDNVKMSWGHDEYLYQIMKDYLPEPALYMIRYHSFYSQHRENDYTHLMTAKDIEMFEWVKKFNPYDLYSKAPVPPDAKKLLPYYKELVAKYLPEKLSF from the coding sequence ATGAAAAAAGCGTTGAACAACAATCAAGATCATCCTATGGATAATATTGATGATTGGGAAGATAACTTATTAGAGAGATATCCTGATCCAGAAGAAACCACAAAAGAAAAAGAGGAGTTTAGAAATTATGTAGACTCAGAAAGAATAGATACGGTCAAAGAATTTTATAGGATAAATCATCAATTTCAAACCTATGATTTTGTAGTTGAAAAGGAGAAAGAATTTTTACAGTTCAATAAGAAGGAAATGTCAATTTGGGAGGCTGTTGATTTTCTAAATACATTGGTAGACGATAGTGATCCAGATATAGATTTGGACCAACTACAGCATTTATTACAGACATCTGAAGCAATAAGGGCAGATGGGCATCCAGATTGGTTTGTGCTTACCGGTTTTATTCATGATTTAGGAAAAATTCTTTGTTTGTTCGGTGAACCACAATGGGCTGTAGTAGGTGATACCTTCCCTGTTGGGTGTGCTTATTCCGATAAAATAGTATATCCAGAATTTTTTAACGCAAATCCTGATGCTACTGATAGTAAATATAATACAAAATACGGTATCTACGAGCCAAATTGTGGCTTGGACAATGTAAAGATGAGTTGGGGACATGATGAATATCTTTATCAAATAATGAAAGATTACTTGCCGGAACCTGCCCTTTATATGATCAGGTACCATTCTTTTTATTCTCAACATAGAGAAAATGATTACACGCACTTAATGACCGCAAAGGACATTGAAATGTTCGAGTGGGTCAAAAAATTTAATCCCTACGATCTATATTCAAAAGCACCTGTGCCACCCGATGCTAAAAAATTACTGCCTTATTACAAAGAGTTGGTAGCAAAGTACTTACCTGAAAAGTTGAGTTTTTAA